The region ATTCAGCGTTCGCACAGCGTGCCGGTTGTGCTGGATATCGGTGCCGAATGGTGTGGCCCGTGCCGGGTTTTAACCCCCTTGCTGGAACGCTTGGCCGTGGAATACGCCGGTCAGTTCATCCTGGCCAAAGTGGATGCCGATGAAAACATGCGCATTGCTGGCCGGCATCAGGCCAAAGGCTTTCCAACCGTGATCGCCTACAGCCATGGCATGGTGACCGACCGTTTTCACAGCATACAAACCGAAGGCTTTTTGCGCCGGTTTCTGGATCAACTGATGGCGCAGCATGCGGATCAAACCCATCTGAGCGCATCGACCATGGCCGAATAGGCCTTAACCTGATCAGCAACCAAGAAAGAGACTGCCCAATGAATCTTCCCGAGCGTGATGGTGATGGCTACCTGACCGATATGGCCACCTGGACAGAGGACATTGGCCGTGCCATGGCCCAGGCTGACAGCTTTGAACTGGATGATCTCAAGTGGTCACAAATTCTGAAAGCGCGGGCCTATTACGAAGAATTCGGCAGCGTGCCGCCGATCCGAAAATTTGCCAAATACATCGAGGAAGATCAAAACGCCGTGTTCAAGCTGTGGATGACCGGCCCGATGAAACCCATCACCAAGTATGGTGGTCTGCCCAAACCTACTGGTTGTGTTTAGGCCCTGACTTGGAGGTTTGTGACAGCGCAGTCCCATTTGACAGCAAGAAAGTCGAACAGGCCCGCGCCAATGACCACAACAGCCAGATTTGAAATGCCGCATAAAGCTATTCAAAATATAGCTACTTACGCAGGTAAATAAAGGGCTAGAAGTCAATTTGTTGATTCACACTGGCGAGCAAGGCCTGTGCTGCGCTGGCCCCTGACTCGCCCATCAGGGTGCGCAATTGTC is a window of Rhodoferax lithotrophicus DNA encoding:
- a CDS encoding thioredoxin family protein, producing the protein MKSIIDVEEADFEERVIQRSHSVPVVLDIGAEWCGPCRVLTPLLERLAVEYAGQFILAKVDADENMRIAGRHQAKGFPTVIAYSHGMVTDRFHSIQTEGFLRRFLDQLMAQHADQTHLSASTMAE
- a CDS encoding TusE/DsrC/DsvC family sulfur relay protein, giving the protein MNLPERDGDGYLTDMATWTEDIGRAMAQADSFELDDLKWSQILKARAYYEEFGSVPPIRKFAKYIEEDQNAVFKLWMTGPMKPITKYGGLPKPTGCV